The window CGGTAGGCCCTGCTCGCCGGTCTCCGGGTTGAAATACAGCCAGTTTTCACCGTCGAAACTGCGCAGCCAGAGTTCCGGGTTCTGCGGCTGGTCGGCGATCAGGCGCAGGCTGTGCACGCGCTCCATCGGCACATGGGCGATGGACAGCAGCAGCTCGATAGTCTTGGCCTTGTTGACGGTCGAGGCATCGCCGGCCAGCAACAGTTTGACGTTGTCGTCGCCGAGGTTGTTGACCCGCTTGATGGTTTCGCTGATGAAGGTCTCCACGTCCGCGGAGTGCTGACGGATCGGCGCCAGCAGGGCCTCGGCGGCAATCTTCTCCGGCCCCTCGACCGGGATGGTGTCGCGGAAGATCGGTCCCTTAGGCTTAGGCTGCTCACCGCTGTAGCGTTTGGTCAGTACCAGGCGGTAATAGAGAACCTGGTTGCCACTGGCGCGACGGGCCGACCAGGTGACCTTACGGTTGCCATCGACGCGATTGATGCTGACCCCGTAGTTTTTCGAGACGAAGCTCTCGTTCAGGCTGACGTAATCCTGGCTCAGCGGTGGCACGAACATCTGCAACTTCACCGGGCTCTTCGGGTTGGCCTGGAATTCGACCTTGGCGTCGATGTTCCACAGATCATCGGTTTCATCCTCGGTGACCGGGATGCCGACGATGAAGATCTGGTACGCCGTGATCAGAATGCCCAGGGTCACCAGTACGGCGATCAGGACTTTCAGATGGAGGTTGAGAGAGCGCATGGGTTTTACTCTGCAGAGTTTGCGTCGGTGGCACAGCCCGGTTTTCCGGCTGCGTATTTAAGGCTTGGGTCGACCAGGGCATTGAAGCGTTTGAGCGCCTCGGAGCCGATCAACAGCGGGTATTGGAAGGCGCTACGGTCGGTCAAGTTCACTTCGATGGTGCGCAAGGTCGAGCCCATGCACACAGCCAGCTCGATGACCGGGCGGGCGGTGTAGGTTTTTTCTTCCTCGGCGTTGTAGTCGCCCGCGCGGCGTTTGATCTTACTGATCCGTGCCAGTGGGCGCTCGAACGGGTGACTCTGGGCATCATCGATGGCCAGGTAGAAGCGCACCCAGGTTTCCCCGTCACGCTTGAAGCGCTTGATGTCGCGCGCGCTCAGGGAGGCGGTCTTGGCTCCGGTATCCAGCTTGGCGGCAACCTGCTGATCAAAATCGGCGAGTTGGGCGTATTCGTTCAAGCCATAGACGGTTTTGTCGGCAGCGAGACTGAGGCCGGGCAAAAGAAACAGACAAAACAACAGGGCGAAGGGCTTGGATCTCATAAGTCCTAATGGCGTAGGGCGATCGCATGGAGTCTAGCTGGCGCGGCGAGGCCGCCCGGCCGGTGCAGGCGGGCGGCATTCTAACATGCGTGGTTTCAGCCGTGACAGGCGCTTATAGGTGTTTGTGTAAGTGACCAGGCGTTTGTTGGAGTTTTTGCTTATTAGTGGATTGTCGACAATAGGGTCTAACCGTTTGACATGAATGCCTTGCTGGCGTAGTTTTCACCGAAATATTTACCGGTGTGTCGACAATATGCTGGATGCCACTGAAGAGCTGCTGGTCGCTCAAGACGAAAGCGAAACGCTAGCGGAGCATGTCTTTCGGCGTATTCAGGCAGCCATCGTCAAGGGCGAAATCGCCCCCGGCAGCAAGATCTCCGAGCCGGAGTTGGCGCGTACTTACGGTATCAGTCGCGGCCCGCTGCGCGAGGCCATCCATCGCCTGGAAGGGCAGCGGCTGCTGGTGCGAGTGCCCCACGTCGGCGCCCGGGTGGTGTCGCTGAGTCAGGCCGAGCTGATCGAGCTGTACGAAATCCGCGAGTCGCTCGAAGGCATGGCCTGCCGCCTGGCCGCCGAACGCATGAGCCAGGACGAGATCGACGAACTGCGCCGCCTGCTTGACCTGCACGAGCAGGACGAGGCGTTCAAGGCGGGCGTCGGCTACTACCAGCAGGAAGGCGACTTCGACTTCCACTATCGAATCATCCAGGGCAGCGGCAACCGCACCCTGACCCAGATGCTCTGCGGCGAGCTGTACCAGTTGGTGCGCATGTACCGCCTGCAGTTCTCTGCCACGCCGAACCGGCCGCGCCAGGCCTTCGCCGAGCACCACCGAATTCTCGATGCCATCGCCGACCGTGACGGCGAACTGGCCGAGTTGTTGATGCGCCGCCACATCGGCGCCTCCAAGCGTAACGTCGAGCGCCATTACCTCGGCGCTTCCACCCCGACAACCACTCCACGAGGTGAGTCATGAGTTTGAAAACCCCCGGCCAGCGTTTCCGTGACGCCATTGCGGAAGAGCATCCTCTGCAGGTCATCGGCGCGATCAACGCCAACCATGCGCTGCTGGCCAAGCGTGCTGGCTTCAAGGCCATCTACCTGTCCGGTGGCGGTGTCGCGGCCGGTTCGCTGGGTCTGCCGGACCTGGGTATCAATACCCTGGATGACGTGCTCACCGACGTGCGTCGCATCACCGACGTCTGCGAGCTGCCGCTGCTGGTGGATATCGACACCGGTTTCGGCCCGAGTGCGTTCAACATCGAGCGCACCGTCAAGAACCTGATCAAGGCCGGCGCCGCCGCCGCGCACATCGAGGACCAGGTCGGCGCCAAGCGCTGCGGTCACCGTCCGGGCAAGGAAATCGTCTCGGTCGAGGAGATGGTCGACCGCGTCAAGGCGGCCGCCGATGCCAAGACCGATCCCAACTTCTTCCTGATCGCCCGTACCGACGCGA is drawn from Pseudomonas cavernae and contains these coding sequences:
- the prpB gene encoding methylisocitrate lyase, producing the protein MSLKTPGQRFRDAIAEEHPLQVIGAINANHALLAKRAGFKAIYLSGGGVAAGSLGLPDLGINTLDDVLTDVRRITDVCELPLLVDIDTGFGPSAFNIERTVKNLIKAGAAAAHIEDQVGAKRCGHRPGKEIVSVEEMVDRVKAAADAKTDPNFFLIARTDAIQAEGVEAAIERSLKYVEAGADAIFAEAAYDLPTYKRFVDEVKVPVLANITEFGATPLFTRDELASVGVAIQLYPLSAFRAANKAAEAVYTAVRRDGHQKEVIDLMQTRAELYDRIGYHAFEQKLDALFAAKK
- a CDS encoding ATP-dependent zinc protease; its protein translation is MRSKPFALLFCLFLLPGLSLAADKTVYGLNEYAQLADFDQQVAAKLDTGAKTASLSARDIKRFKRDGETWVRFYLAIDDAQSHPFERPLARISKIKRRAGDYNAEEEKTYTARPVIELAVCMGSTLRTIEVNLTDRSAFQYPLLIGSEALKRFNALVDPSLKYAAGKPGCATDANSAE
- a CDS encoding GntR family transcriptional regulator, producing MLDATEELLVAQDESETLAEHVFRRIQAAIVKGEIAPGSKISEPELARTYGISRGPLREAIHRLEGQRLLVRVPHVGARVVSLSQAELIELYEIRESLEGMACRLAAERMSQDEIDELRRLLDLHEQDEAFKAGVGYYQQEGDFDFHYRIIQGSGNRTLTQMLCGELYQLVRMYRLQFSATPNRPRQAFAEHHRILDAIADRDGELAELLMRRHIGASKRNVERHYLGASTPTTTPRGES